The genomic interval TGATTTTGAGCTAAATCCAAAACGGCTTTCAAAATAAGTATCTGACAAATATTCGTGATATTTCATGGCATTGTCAAAAATCCGGAAAGCGCTTACTACCACATAATATCCTTTTTCCATTTCCATAGGATGTTCCTTCTTTTGAACCACTATTTTTTGTTCTGGTTTACCTGCTACTTCCCCATCAAACATTTTGTTTACGGACTCTTCAGGTTTAGAAGCAGGAGTTGAAGATTGTTTCTCTTGCGCCGTTATTTTTTTCTGTGCTGCCGTTTCAGATTTTTCTTCAGAAACTTCTTTGGTTTGGGAATCTGGTAATTTAGCCAGCTCTTTTTCGATATAGGCATCTTTGGCATCTTTCAATTTTTCTGCCGGAGTCTTTTTGTGAGAAGCAGTAGGAATATTTCTATTTACACTCTTCCGTTCTTCTCTCTTCCTGTTTCCAAACCGCATACTCAACATAATCTCATGCGAACCACCAGAATAATTTGAAATTTTGGAAGGTCCCATCTCATATACATAACTAAATCTGAGCTTATCATTCAATTTAATACCTGCAAAAGCAGCCGGACCATTATTATGCCGGTAAGCTGCTCCTGCCCAGAATTTATCATAAAAATAGACGGTACCCAGAGCTTCAAACTGACTAGGCATACCATCAGCAATCTGATAAACCATCTGCGGTTCAAAAACAATGCTGCTTTGAGAAAAATTAAATTTATAGCCAGCCGAAAATAAATAATGATCCAGTCGTTTAACCTGTAATTGATTCTTCAGATTAGTTTGCACCACATTCCGCTGAAACAGTTTAGGAAGAGAAGCACTTAAAGTCAGTTTTTTGTATTGATAACTCACCCCAGCATTTCCATCGAAAAACATGCCTCTGTTTCTGATATTACTCAGGGCCGGATCGCTGATATTTTCAACTTTTTCCAGGTCTATTCCATTTGTACCTAAGCCTCCAGAAAGACCTGCTCTTAAATATTGATCATCTGCCAGCTTTGCAGTATAGGCTACTGTAAAAACGCCTGAAGTAGTGGAAAGCAAACCACGGGAATAGTTACTGATGCGAAAGCCATAAGCCATTTTACCCTTTGTAGGCAAGTGAACGCTTAAATCAGAAGTAACTGGTGCCCCTTCTACGCCCATCCACTGGCGGCGATGTGTCAAATATACTTCGTTATAACCGTTAACACCAGCCAATGCAGGGTTATACACATACGGGTTAATATAATAATGACTGAAAGTAGGTAATTGTTGCGCATACAAATATACCTGCACAAAAATTAGAAACGGAAGCGTACACACAAATTTCTTCATAGCAATATTGACTTGGCTGAATAATTTCAATCATATGGCTTCAGATGGTTAGGTATAGGTGGCTTGTTTAATCAGCTATAATTCTCTTTTATTATCTTATCAGGGTGATCGTACCTGTTTTAATATTTCCCTGGGTAGCACTTCTGATCACATAGTAGTAAGCTTCTGCCATCAAAGGTACTCCCTGATACCGGCCATCCCAGTTGTTGGTGTAAGGCATGGCCTGGAATACTTTATTTCCATTTCTGTTGAAGATAATTACCTCATAGTCCGGATGCTGCTCAATGTTACTAATCACCCAAAGATCATCAATACCATCTTCATTAGGAGAGAACAGGTAGCTAGGTTTGAGGGTAATAACGGCCGGTTCTATATTAAAGCATCTGGCTGTATTAGCACTGGCTACTGCTATTCTCTTGGTTCCATTTGGCCCGATAATGGTCCAGGTTAGACTAGTTCCATTTTTGAAGACGGCAGTGAATGCACGTACGTTTTTACCTGGCGAAAACTTCTCAAGTACTTCACCTTTTAAAGGAGCAGGAGCAAAGAAATTAGAATTACCAGCAGTTAAGGTAACTTCTTCTGCAGAGGCATTTATATATCCAAAGGTTGCTGTAAATGTACCATTGCCATTGTCAAGTACACACTCTACAATTGGGGTAATTTCATTGCCTCTGTTATCACTGTCTTGTACGTCGATTTTTCTGTTAATTGAGCAATTATTAGCATCTGTGATAGTAACCGAATAAGCACCTGCTATAAGTCCGGAGATAGTTGCGGTAGTAGCGCCCGTAGACCATTTATACTTATAGGGAGCTGTTCCTCCATTTACTGTTACACTGATCGAACCTTTGCTGGAAGCAGTTTGATGCACGACTGTTTCATTGATTGAAATAGCCGAAGGCTGAGCAATAGTAACGGTTTTGTTTACTTTTGCACCAGCTTTATCGGTAACAGTTACACTATACTCTCCTGCTTTCAATCCGGATACTGCTGCGGTAATTGCTCCATTAGACCATTTGTAGCTATAAGGACTTGTTCCGCCGCTTACACTGGCTGTGGCTGTACCTTCTGCTGAATTGTTACACTCATTGTTCTTGGCACTGATCTGCACCACGAATGGGCTACTTTTCCGCTCTACAATCTCAAAACTAATCGTAACTGCTTTTCCCTTAACAATCTCTTGATTATATGGGGTTGCTGTTAAGGTATACTTACCAGGCGTTATATTCCATGGTTTTATAGTGGCACCATCATTATTTGCAATAAAATATGGGGTTGCATAATCACGGTGATAATCTACTGTGTTATTTAGGCTGAACTGCACTTTCTTTATGTACTTCGGATCAGTCGTATTAGCTTGAATGCTTAGCTTACGTGTTGGCAAGGTTGCTAATTCCAATACATCTCCATCTTTCAAAGTAGCATAAGCTGAAATCACCTTGTCTGTCTCTGCATTCATCAGACTTAAACTTATTACAGCTACCTGTGCCTGCTCTTTTTCTACCACAATAGATTTGCTTATTGTACAGTTATTGGCATCCGTAATAGTAGCTTTATAAGAACCGGCAGCAACATTTGTCAGATTCTGAGTGGTAGCCCCGGTAGACCATTTATACTTATAGGGAGCTGTTCCTCCATTTACTGTTAAATTGATGGAACCTTTGCTGGAAGCAGTTTGATGCACGACTGTTTCATTGATTGAAATAGCCGAAGGCTGAGCAATAGTAACGGTTTTGTTTACTTTTGCACCAGCTTTATCGGTAACAGTTACACTATACTCCCCTGCTTTCAATCCGGATACTGCTGCGGTAATTGCTCCATTAGACCATTTGTAGCTATAAGGACTTGTTCCGCCATTTGCAGTAGCTGTGGCACTGCCATTGCTTGACCCATTACAAGTAACGTCCTTAGAAGTTACATTGATTGCAAACACTGCTTGTGCACGCACAATGAAAGTTTCATTAACCGAACAATTATTATCGTCGGTAACAGTTACTGTATATTCTCCTGCTTTCAACTCAGATACTGAGGCAGTAGTTACTCCATTTGACCACTTATACTTATAGGGAGCTGTTCCTCCACTTATGGTAAGATCGATGGAACCTTTGCTGGAAGCTGTTTGATGCACGACTGTTTCGCTGATTGAAATAGCCGAAGGCTGAGCAATAGTAACGGTTTTGGTTACTTTTATACCAGCTTTGTCAGTAACAGTTACACTATACTCGCCTGCTTTTAACCCTGATACCGAGGCAGTAGCCGCTCCATTTGACCACTTATACTTGTATGGGCTTGTACCTCCACTTACGCTAGCTGTGGCACTACCTTTTGCTCCATTACATCCGGCATTAGCACTATTGATCGCTATAGCTAAAGGATTCTTCTTTCCTTCCACCAGATAAAAAGTAATTGTTACAGATTTACCATTTTTATTCTTTTTATCATATGCTGTTGCAGTTACAGTATATTTACCTGGCTTTAATTTCAATGCATGATATGTATCACCATTATTACCCTCTAACAGGTAAGGAGAATTACGTTCAGTTCTATAATTATCGTTTGAGTTTAATTTGAACTTTACTTTTAATATTTCCTTCGGATCAGTTGTATTAGCTACAATATTGAAGTTACGGGTAGGTAATGCAGACAAATCCAGGGTATCTCCATTTTGTAAAGGATCAAAGCCGGTAATCTGGCGTTTAGTATCTACACTAATAAGACTTAAGCTTTGAACAGCCACTTGCGCAAGCATTTCATTTTCTACCACAATAGATTTGCTTACTATACAATTATTAGCATCCGTAACAGTAATAGAATAGGTACCGGCAACTATACCAATCAGATCTTTAGCAGCTACGCCCGTAGACCATTTATACTTATAGGGAGCCGTTCCGCCACTCATACTTAAACGGATGGAACCTTTGGCAGTAGCGGTTTGATGCACGACTGTTTCATTGATTGAAATGGCCGAAGGCTGAGCAACAGTAACGGTTTTGGTTACTTTAGCTCCGCTTTTATCAGAAACAGTTACCGTATATTCGCCTGCTTTTAAACCTGAGATAGCCGCACTAGTAGTACCAGTAGACCACTTATAGCTAAAGGGAGCCGTTCCGCCATTTGCAGTAGCTGTGGCACTGCCATTGCTTGACCCGTTACAGGTATTTTGTTTAGTAGTAATCTGCACAGCCAGACGGGTGGATCTCTTTTCAACAATATAGAAAGTTAGCTTTAGCTCGGTTCCTTTCACATGTGAGGAATCATAAGGACTTACCTCTACACTATATTTACCCGCACTAAGCTTCCATGGATCAAAATCACCTCTAAAATCACCATCCAAAGAATAAGGAGAAAAACGGTCTATTCTGTGTTCAGGATTTCCATTCAGACCAAACTTAACTTTCATGATTTTATTTGGATCAGTCGTATTGGCTTGAATATTGAGTTTTCGTGTTGGCAATGTTGACAAATCCAGAGTATCGCCATCTTTTAAAGTAGCATAAGCTGAAATCACCTTGTCTGTCTCTGCATTCATCAGGCTTAGGCTAAGTACGGCCATAGAAGTAGGGGTACTTTTCTCTATTTCGATAGTCCTGCTAATTGTACAATTGTTAGCATCAGTAATGTTAACAGTATAGGTACTGGCCACCAGTCCGGAAATAGCTGCGGTAGTAGCACCGGTTGACCATTTATACTTATACGGTGCTGTTCCTCCACTCACTGTTACACTGATCGAACCTTTGGTAGTCGCTGTCTCATCAATTGTTTTCTCACTCATACTCATAACAGAAGGCTCATTAACAGTAACAGTTTTGCTTTGTTTCACGCCTGCTTTATCAGTAACAGTTACGCTATACTCGCCTGCTTTCAACCCTGTTACTGCTGCTGTAGTAGTTCCGTTAGACCAGGCATAAGTATAAGGGGCAACACCACCGCTTACTGTGGCTGTGGCACTGCCATTGCTTGATCCGTTACAGATCACTGATTTTGCACTCACGCTAACAGAAAGAGGAGATATTTCTTTTGTAAGGGTAATAGTTTGGCTTACTGAGCAAGTATTGGCATCTGTGATAGTGATAGTATAAGTACCGGCCACCAGTCCAGAAATGGATGCCGTAGTAGCCCCGGTAGACCATTTATACTTATACGGTGCTGTTCCCCCACTCACTGTTACACTGATCGAACCCTCAATATTATCAGTCTGATTACTTACTGTTTTATTGATGCTGATTGCCGTTGGCTGGGTGATAGAAACGGTTTTGCTCACTTTTATACCTGCTTTATCAGTAACAGTTACGCTATACTCGCCTGCTTTCAACCCTGCTACTGCTGCTGTAGTTGCTCCGTTAGACCAGGCATAAGTATAAGGGGCAACACCACCAATCACACTTACACTTGCATTACCTTCACTGCCTCCATAACATTTTGCCGGTTGAGAGCTAGTAGTCACACTTAATGAAGGAGCAATCGCATTAACTGTAACCGATTTGTTAACAATACAATTATTAGCATCAGTCACAGTGATGGTATAAGAACCAGCAGAAACACTCGTCAGATCCTGAGTAGTAGCGCCATTAGACCACTTATATGTGTAAGGACTTGTTCCTCCACTTACTGTTAAATTGATAGAACCTTTGCTGGAAGCCGTTTCAGCTACAACCGTTTCACTCACATTTATTGCTGTAGGTTGAGTGATAGCAATGGTTTTGCTTTGTTTCACGCCTGCTTTATCGGTAACAGTTACGCTATACTCGCCTGCTTTCAACCCTGTTACTGCTGCTGTAGTAGTTCCGTTAGACCAGGCATAAGTATAAGGGGCAACACCACCGCTTACTGTGGCTGTGGCACTGCCATTGCTTGATCCGTTACAGATCACTGATTTTGCACTCACGCTAACAGAAAGAGGAGATATTTCTTTTGTAAGGGTAATAGTTTGGCTTACTGAGCAAGTATTGGCATCTGTGATAGTGATAGTATAAGTACCGGCCACCAGTCCAGAAATGGATGCCGTAGTAGCCCCGGTAGACCATTTATACTTATACGGTGCTGTTCCCCCACTCACTGTTACACTGATTGAACCCTGGCTAGTCGCTGTCTCATTAACAATGGCCTTAGCAATAGTAATAGCCAACGGCTGAGTAATTATCACACTTTTACTTTGTTTCACCCCTGCTTTATCAGTAACGACCACACTATATTCCCCTGCTTTCAGACCTGTTACCATATTGGTGGTAGCCCCTGTAGACCAAAGATAGGTATAAGGTGAAGTGCCGCCAGTAACTGTTGCTGTTACGCTTCCTTCATTGCCTCCATAACATTTGGTTGGTTGAGCACTTATGGCTATTGAAATCGTTGGATTTATTACGCTTCCCGGATACGGCCATACTTTCCCATCCATTTGTCCATACATCAACATTACACCGGGAAATACATCCCAGGCTCCTCCATAGGGCTTGTGTTTACCTGCTGAAGCTGCATTGCCCGGAGAAGGGTAGGCTCTCGTACCTGGTGCTCTTCTTAAATAAGAATCTTTGATATAACTGTCTTTGAAATACAGATTACCCTGGGCAAACCAAGTATCGTTAACAGTATACCAGCTGCGGCCTGACTCGGTGTTCACTCCATCAATAAGGGCAGCTGTTGTACCCATCTTAGAAGAAGATTCAGTTCCATATCTTTTCAGGTTGCCATCCATGTGACGCAACATGGTTTTAATTAACAATTCTAAATTCTTTGATCCTCCTTGGGTGCCAAAAGCGCCTTTGGAAGTGGTAAACTTATACAGCTCAAAATCTCCGCTGCGGGCAAAATAATCTGCCATGTTAACAAGCTGGGAAATGGTCAGGAAGGAATAGGAAATGCCAATATCGGCAAAGTCTTCCCGCCACCGTTGAAACTCAGAAAAAGTGCCATCCGGATAAGTGGCAAACATTAAGGCTTCTTTCACATATCTTTTGCCACTCTCTTTCAATGAACTAA from Rhodocytophaga rosea carries:
- a CDS encoding PorP/SprF family type IX secretion system membrane protein; the encoded protein is MKKFVCTLPFLIFVQVYLYAQQLPTFSHYYINPYVYNPALAGVNGYNEVYLTHRRQWMGVEGAPVTSDLSVHLPTKGKMAYGFRISNYSRGLLSTTSGVFTVAYTAKLADDQYLRAGLSGGLGTNGIDLEKVENISDPALSNIRNRGMFFDGNAGVSYQYKKLTLSASLPKLFQRNVVQTNLKNQLQVKRLDHYLFSAGYKFNFSQSSIVFEPQMVYQIADGMPSQFEALGTVYFYDKFWAGAAYRHNNGPAAFAGIKLNDKLRFSYVYEMGPSKISNYSGGSHEIMLSMRFGNRKREERKSVNRNIPTASHKKTPAEKLKDAKDAYIEKELAKLPDSQTKEVSEEKSETAAQKKITAQEKQSSTPASKPEESVNKMFDGEVAGKPEQKIVVQKKEHPMEMEKGYYVVVSAFRIFDNAMKYHEYLSDTYFESRFGFSSKSLYYYTYVLYTKDVNKARFERDKLRKMKGFADTWVLIVE
- a CDS encoding T9SS type B sorting domain-containing protein — its product is MKTTLTRQYLKAFLILFLLVSTSTIAQTPLSPFFTKEEVEIWKQRAKSGPYKSFGDVQANSPGDWDRIMANANKFVSNPSVERWKGVPTSGCAQVSVDYAPATNGKLLRDAAFAYLITGNANYKEAVRKELLAQIGEPNSDFSVRSKWCDGILHDLPPAYEINDWLTRLLFGYAYIESGLSSEDKSRIDKWFYNAALYFQRNVDADLSKMFVNRNGGDWTPSGYAVTLNSSLGRTTHYNGYKTSSLSRYYNNRRSSQVYFFTLLGFKQNISSLKESGKRYVKEALMFATYPDGTFSEFQRWREDFADIGISYSFLTISQLVNMADYFARSGDFELYKFTTSKGAFGTQGGSKNLELLIKTMLRHMDGNLKRYGTESSSKMGTTAALIDGVNTESGRSWYTVNDTWFAQGNLYFKDSYIKDSYLRRAPGTRAYPSPGNAASAGKHKPYGGAWDVFPGVMLMYGQMDGKVWPYPGSVINPTISIAISAQPTKCYGGNEGSVTATVTGGTSPYTYLWSTGATTNMVTGLKAGEYSVVVTDKAGVKQSKSVIITQPLAITIAKAIVNETATSQGSISVTVSGGTAPYKYKWSTGATTASISGLVAGTYTITITDANTCSVSQTITLTKEISPLSVSVSAKSVICNGSSNGSATATVSGGVAPYTYAWSNGTTTAAVTGLKAGEYSVTVTDKAGVKQSKTIAITQPTAINVSETVVAETASSKGSINLTVSGGTSPYTYKWSNGATTQDLTSVSAGSYTITVTDANNCIVNKSVTVNAIAPSLSVTTSSQPAKCYGGSEGNASVSVIGGVAPYTYAWSNGATTAAVAGLKAGEYSVTVTDKAGIKVSKTVSITQPTAISINKTVSNQTDNIEGSISVTVSGGTAPYKYKWSTGATTASISGLVAGTYTITITDANTCSVSQTITLTKEISPLSVSVSAKSVICNGSSNGSATATVSGGVAPYTYAWSNGTTTAAVTGLKAGEYSVTVTDKAGVKQSKTVTVNEPSVMSMSEKTIDETATTKGSISVTVSGGTAPYKYKWSTGATTAAISGLVASTYTVNITDANNCTISRTIEIEKSTPTSMAVLSLSLMNAETDKVISAYATLKDGDTLDLSTLPTRKLNIQANTTDPNKIMKVKFGLNGNPEHRIDRFSPYSLDGDFRGDFDPWKLSAGKYSVEVSPYDSSHVKGTELKLTFYIVEKRSTRLAVQITTKQNTCNGSSNGSATATANGGTAPFSYKWSTGTTSAAISGLKAGEYTVTVSDKSGAKVTKTVTVAQPSAISINETVVHQTATAKGSIRLSMSGGTAPYKYKWSTGVAAKDLIGIVAGTYSITVTDANNCIVSKSIVVENEMLAQVAVQSLSLISVDTKRQITGFDPLQNGDTLDLSALPTRNFNIVANTTDPKEILKVKFKLNSNDNYRTERNSPYLLEGNNGDTYHALKLKPGKYTVTATAYDKKNKNGKSVTITFYLVEGKKNPLAIAINSANAGCNGAKGSATASVSGGTSPYKYKWSNGAATASVSGLKAGEYSVTVTDKAGIKVTKTVTIAQPSAISISETVVHQTASSKGSIDLTISGGTAPYKYKWSNGVTTASVSELKAGEYTVTVTDDNNCSVNETFIVRAQAVFAINVTSKDVTCNGSSNGSATATANGGTSPYSYKWSNGAITAAVSGLKAGEYSVTVTDKAGAKVNKTVTIAQPSAISINETVVHQTASSKGSINLTVNGGTAPYKYKWSTGATTQNLTNVAAGSYKATITDANNCTISKSIVVEKEQAQVAVISLSLMNAETDKVISAYATLKDGDVLELATLPTRKLSIQANTTDPKYIKKVQFSLNNTVDYHRDYATPYFIANNDGATIKPWNITPGKYTLTATPYNQEIVKGKAVTISFEIVERKSSPFVVQISAKNNECNNSAEGTATASVSGGTSPYSYKWSNGAITAAVSGLKAGEYSVTVTDKAGAKVNKTVTIAQPSAISINETVVHQTASSKGSISVTVNGGTAPYKYKWSTGATTATISGLIAGAYSVTITDANNCSINRKIDVQDSDNRGNEITPIVECVLDNGNGTFTATFGYINASAEEVTLTAGNSNFFAPAPLKGEVLEKFSPGKNVRAFTAVFKNGTSLTWTIIGPNGTKRIAVASANTARCFNIEPAVITLKPSYLFSPNEDGIDDLWVISNIEQHPDYEVIIFNRNGNKVFQAMPYTNNWDGRYQGVPLMAEAYYYVIRSATQGNIKTGTITLIR